In Helianthus annuus cultivar XRQ/B chromosome 9, HanXRQr2.0-SUNRISE, whole genome shotgun sequence, the following are encoded in one genomic region:
- the LOC110878290 gene encoding transcription factor TGA1 has translation MNSSSTQYLNSKRMDVYEPMNPFSMWGDFKGNIYQDAAMIIEVDAKLENQLSEDNSHTTHGPSNPCDQEASKPVDKVLRRLAQNREAARKSRLRKKAYVQQLEASRLKLLHLEQELEQTKAQCALMRGGVNASQLGFPGAATHAGIAAFEIEYEQWVDLQNKKTNNLKTALNSVMDDTELDRLVQDALNHYANLFNIKATVAKADVCYLISGVWKTSIERLFLWIGGFRPSELLKVLVPQLQLLDHQSHDLSNLIQACQQAEDSLSQGMEKLQQTLAEAVACGQALGGGCYEMRNAMDKLEELVRLVIQADYVRHETLQQTLRNLTPRQAAQGLISLGEYLQRLRELSSAWAMRLCEPA, from the exons ATGAATTCATCATCCACTCAATATCTGAACTCAAAGAGGATGGATGTTTATGAACCGATGAATCCGTTTAGCATGTGGGGAGATTTTAAAGGGAATATTTATCAGGATGCAGCCATGATTATAGAGGTGGATGCGAAGCTAGAGAACCAGCTG TCAGAGGATAATTCACACACAACACATGGACCTTCAAATCCATGTGATCAAGAAGCAAGTAAACCAGTTGATAAG GTTTTGAGACGCCTTGCCCAAAATCGTGAAGCAGCTCGTAAAAGTCGGCTGAGGAAAAAG GCGTACGTCCAGCAGTTGGAAGCTAGTCGATTGAAACTGCTTCATCTCGaacaagaacttgaacaaactaAGGCACAG TGTGCTTTAATGCGTGGTGGGGTCAATGCTAGTCAACTTGGATTCCCTGGAGCTGCGACACATGCAGGAATTGCAGCATTTGAGATAGAGTATGAGCAGTGGGTTGacttacaaaataaaaaaactaataatTTGAAGACAGCATTGAATTCTGTTATGGATGATACAGAGCTCGACAGACTCGTTCAAGACGCATTGAATCATTATGCAAATCTTTTCAACATTAAAGCAACCGTAGCAAAGGCGGATGTATGTTATCTCATATCGGGTGTTTGGAAAACATCAATCGAGCGCCTTTTCTTATGGATTGGAGGCTTTCGACCTTCAGAGCTTCTCAAG GTTCTTGTACCGCAGCTTCAACTGTTGGACCATCAATCTCATGATCTGTCTAACCTTATTCAAGCATGTCAGCAAGCAGAAGATTCTCTGTCACAGGGAATGGAAAAACTCCAGCAAACTTTGGCCGAGGCCGTAGCATGTGGTCAAGCTTTGGGAGGCGGCTGCTACGAGATGCGTAATGCAATGGATAAATTAGAAGAGCTAGTACGCCTTGTTATTCAG GCAGATTACGTGCGTCACGAAACACTGCAACAGACACTACGCAACCTAACCCCCAGACAGGCTGCTCAAGGGTTAATCTCTTTAGGCGAGTATCTGCAACGCCTTCGTGAACTGAGTTCAGCTTGGGCTATGAGGCTTTGTGAACCGGCCTAA